In one window of Pseudomonas chlororaphis subsp. chlororaphis DNA:
- a CDS encoding transglutaminase family protein — MSAHYQVFHDTHYHYDSPVSLAQQLAHLWPRACAWQHCSQQELLISPDPTSRRDELDVFGNPLTRLAFERPHDELLVNAQLTVEVLARPTPDFTRSLPWDATRSALTYSSRPLSAALMEACRYRFESPYVHLKKSFVEFSESCFPAGRPLLLGVQALMEKIFSEFTFDAEATQVATPLVEVLERRRGVCQDFAHLMLACLRSRGLAARYVSGYLLTQPPPGQPRLIGADASHAWVSVFCPVLGWVDFDPTNNVQPALEHITLAWGRDFSDVSPLRGVILGGGSHDPEVRVTVMPLNERISL; from the coding sequence ATGAGCGCTCATTACCAGGTCTTCCACGATACCCATTACCACTACGACAGCCCGGTTTCCCTGGCCCAGCAGCTGGCGCACCTGTGGCCGCGCGCCTGCGCCTGGCAGCATTGCAGCCAGCAGGAACTGCTGATCAGCCCCGACCCCACCAGCCGTCGCGACGAGCTGGACGTGTTCGGCAACCCACTGACCCGGCTGGCGTTCGAGCGGCCCCATGACGAGCTGCTGGTTAATGCGCAGCTGACGGTGGAGGTGCTGGCTAGGCCCACGCCGGATTTCACCCGTTCATTGCCCTGGGACGCCACCCGCAGTGCGCTGACCTACAGCAGCCGGCCGTTATCCGCAGCCTTGATGGAGGCGTGCCGTTACCGCTTCGAGTCGCCTTATGTGCACTTGAAGAAAAGCTTCGTCGAGTTCTCCGAAAGCTGTTTCCCCGCCGGGCGTCCGTTATTGCTGGGGGTGCAAGCGTTGATGGAAAAGATCTTCAGCGAGTTCACCTTCGATGCCGAAGCCACCCAGGTGGCGACGCCGCTGGTGGAAGTGCTGGAGCGGCGGCGCGGGGTCTGCCAGGACTTCGCCCACCTGATGCTGGCGTGTTTGCGTTCCCGCGGTTTGGCGGCGCGTTATGTCAGCGGCTACCTGCTGACCCAGCCGCCACCGGGGCAGCCACGCCTGATCGGCGCAGATGCCTCCCATGCCTGGGTTTCGGTGTTCTGCCCGGTGCTCGGCTGGGTGGATTTCGACCCGACCAACAACGTGCAGCCGGCGCTGGAGCACATCACCCTGGCCTGGGGCCGGGATTTTTCCGATGTCTCGCCGTTGCGCGGGGTGATTCTCGGCGGCGGCAGCCACGACCCGGAAGTGCGGGTGACAGTGATGCCGCTGAATGAACGGATCTCTCTGTAG
- the azu gene encoding azurin translates to MFAKLVAVSLLTLASSQLMAAECKVDVDSTDQMSFNTKEITIDKSCKTFTVNLTHSGSLPKNVMGHNWVLSKSADMAGIATDGMAAGIDKNYLKEGDSRVIAHTKIIGSGEKDSVTFDVSKLTAGESYEFFCSFPGHNSMMKGAVVLK, encoded by the coding sequence ATGTTTGCCAAACTCGTTGCGGTATCCCTGCTGACACTGGCCAGCAGCCAGCTGATGGCCGCCGAATGTAAGGTCGATGTCGACTCCACCGACCAGATGTCCTTCAACACGAAGGAAATCACCATCGACAAGAGCTGCAAGACCTTCACCGTGAACCTGACCCACTCCGGCAGCCTGCCGAAGAACGTCATGGGCCATAACTGGGTATTGAGCAAAAGCGCGGACATGGCCGGTATCGCTACCGACGGCATGGCCGCCGGCATCGACAAGAACTACCTGAAAGAAGGCGACAGCCGCGTCATCGCCCACACCAAGATCATCGGCTCCGGCGAAAAAGATTCGGTGACCTTCGACGTGTCGAAGCTGACCGCTGGCGAAAGCTACGAGTTCTTCTGCTCGTTCCCGGGCCACAACTCGATGATGAAAGGCGCTGTGGTGCTGAAGTGA
- the nadE gene encoding ammonia-dependent NAD(+) synthetase, with the protein MQAVQREIAEQLKVQPPFKDQADLEAEVARRVAFIQQCLLNSGLKALVLGISGGVDSLTAGLLAQRAMRELRASSGDQGYRFIAVRLPYDVQFDEHDAQASVDFIEPDERHTVNIGPAVKSLANEVAAFEGHQAVSRDFVLGNTKARMRMVAQYTIAGAAHGLVIGTDHAAEAVMGFFTKFGDGACDLAPLSGLVKNQVRAIARHFGAPESLVEKIPTADLEDLSPGKPDEASHGVTYAEIDAFLHGQPVREEAFKIICNTYNKTHHKRVMPFAP; encoded by the coding sequence ATGCAAGCCGTACAGCGTGAGATTGCTGAACAGCTCAAGGTCCAACCCCCTTTCAAGGACCAGGCCGATCTCGAGGCAGAAGTCGCCCGGCGGGTCGCGTTCATCCAGCAATGCCTGCTCAATTCCGGGCTCAAGGCCCTGGTGCTGGGCATCAGCGGTGGCGTCGACTCCCTGACCGCGGGCCTGCTGGCCCAGCGGGCGATGCGCGAACTGCGCGCCAGCAGTGGCGACCAGGGCTATCGTTTCATCGCCGTGCGCCTGCCGTACGACGTGCAGTTCGACGAACACGATGCCCAGGCCTCGGTGGATTTCATCGAACCCGACGAGCGCCACACCGTGAACATCGGGCCGGCGGTCAAGTCCCTGGCCAATGAAGTGGCGGCCTTCGAAGGCCATCAGGCGGTAAGCCGGGACTTCGTCCTTGGCAACACCAAGGCACGCATGCGCATGGTCGCGCAGTACACCATCGCCGGCGCTGCCCACGGCCTGGTGATCGGCACCGACCACGCCGCCGAAGCGGTGATGGGTTTCTTCACCAAGTTCGGTGACGGCGCCTGCGACCTGGCCCCGCTGAGCGGGCTGGTGAAGAACCAGGTGCGGGCCATTGCCCGGCATTTCGGCGCGCCGGAGTCGCTGGTGGAGAAGATCCCTACCGCCGACCTGGAAGACCTGTCTCCCGGCAAGCCGGACGAAGCGTCCCACGGCGTGACCTACGCCGAGATCGACGCCTTCCTCCACGGCCAGCCGGTGCGCGAGGAGGCGTTCAAGATCATCTGCAACACCTACAACAAGACCCATCACAAACGCGTGATGCCGTTCGCGCCATAA
- the pncB gene encoding nicotinate phosphoribosyltransferase, which translates to MSESVFADRIVQNLLDTDFYKLTMMQAVLHNYPNVEVEWEFRCRNSEDLRPYLAEIRYQFERLADLSLSADQLSFLERISFLKPDFLRFLGLFRFNLRYVHTGIENGELFIRLRGPWLHVILFEVPMLAIVSEVRNRYRYREVVLEQAREQLYRKFDWLSANASADELSHLQVADFGTRRRFSYRVQEEVVNVLKHDFPGRFVGTSNVHLSRELDMKPLGTMAHEWIMAHQQLGPRLIDSQIAALDCWVREYRGLLGIALTDCITTDAFLNDFDLYFAKLFDGLRHDSGDPIIWAEKAIAHYLKLGIEPMSKTLVFSDSLTLPKSLEIFRALRGRINVSFGIGTNLTCDIPGVEPMSIVLKMAACNGQPVAKISDEAGKTHCKDPNFVAYLRHVFQVPAALSGTSSKE; encoded by the coding sequence ATGAGCGAGAGTGTGTTTGCCGATCGCATCGTGCAGAACCTGCTCGACACCGACTTCTACAAACTGACCATGATGCAGGCGGTGCTGCACAACTACCCCAATGTGGAAGTCGAATGGGAATTCCGCTGCCGCAACAGCGAGGACCTGCGCCCCTATCTGGCGGAGATCCGTTATCAGTTCGAGCGCCTGGCCGACCTGAGCCTGAGCGCCGACCAGTTGAGTTTTCTCGAGCGCATCAGCTTCCTGAAACCGGACTTCCTGCGTTTTCTCGGGCTGTTCCGCTTCAACCTGCGGTATGTGCATACCGGTATCGAGAACGGCGAGCTGTTCATCCGCCTGCGCGGGCCCTGGCTGCACGTGATCCTGTTCGAAGTGCCGATGCTGGCGATCGTCAGCGAGGTGCGTAACCGCTATCGCTACCGCGAAGTCGTCCTGGAACAGGCGCGCGAACAGCTGTATCGCAAGTTCGACTGGCTGAGCGCCAACGCCAGCGCCGATGAACTGTCGCACCTGCAGGTGGCCGACTTCGGCACCCGCCGGCGTTTCTCGTACCGGGTCCAGGAAGAAGTGGTGAACGTGCTCAAGCACGACTTCCCCGGGCGTTTCGTCGGCACCAGCAACGTGCACCTGTCCCGCGAGCTGGACATGAAACCCCTGGGCACCATGGCCCACGAATGGATCATGGCCCACCAGCAACTGGGGCCGCGGCTGATCGACAGCCAGATCGCCGCCCTCGACTGCTGGGTCCGCGAGTACCGCGGCCTGCTGGGGATCGCCCTGACCGACTGCATCACCACGGACGCCTTCCTCAACGATTTTGATCTGTACTTCGCCAAGCTGTTCGACGGTTTGCGCCATGACTCGGGCGACCCGATCATCTGGGCGGAAAAGGCCATCGCCCATTACCTGAAACTGGGCATCGAGCCGATGAGCAAGACCCTGGTGTTCTCCGACAGCCTGACACTGCCCAAGTCCCTGGAGATTTTTCGTGCGTTGCGCGGTCGGATCAATGTCAGCTTCGGTATCGGCACCAACCTGACGTGCGATATTCCCGGTGTCGAGCCGATGAGCATCGTGCTTAAAATGGCCGCCTGCAATGGCCAGCCCGTCGCCAAGATCTCCGACGAAGCGGGCAAGACCCACTGCAAGGATCCCAACTTCGTCGCTTATTTGCGCCACGTTTTCCAAGTACCTGCCGCCCTTTCTGGCACATCAAGCAAGGAGTGA
- a CDS encoding circularly permuted type 2 ATP-grasp protein, giving the protein MPDLLDHYPLTAGTYHELLDASGAVRPHWRRLFDQLQRSTPAQLMQRQALLTRQIQENGVTYNVYADPKGADRPWELDLLPHVIAADEWQQLSAGIAQRARLLNAVLADLYGPQRLISEGLLPAELVFGHNNFLWPCQGIQPPEGAFLHLYAVDLARTPDGRWWVTADRTQAPSGAGYALENRMIVSRAFPDLYRDLQVQHLAGFFRTLQETLARQAPRDDEAPLIVLLTPGRFNESYFEHLYLARQLGYPLVEGGDLTVRDATVYLKTLSGLRRVHAIMRRLDDDFCDPLELRTDSALGVPGLLEAVRRGRVLVANALGSGVLESPGLLGFLPKISEHLFGEKLILPSVATWWCGEAPVLAQALEKLPELLIKPAFPSQSFAPLFGRDLCEKERQALAERMRARPYAYVAQELAQLSQAPVWQAEDGQLQPRAIGMRVYAVASRDGYRVLPGGLTRVAAEADAEVVSMQRGGASKDTWVLGERAPSGEQWKGQRTIGVHELVRRDPYLPSRVVENLFWFGRYCERCDGSARLLRIMLARYVDGDDPQALQAAVELGESLMLLPDEGELPERLLAALQGDDWSFSLRSNLQRLQWAASQVRGKLSRENWQALVELQREALALEAREPDFGELLDFLNRLVMSLAALSGFALDDMTRDEGWRFLMIGRRIERLQFLSSSLAAFLRSATAFDQAGLEWLLELGNSSITYRSRYLAVAQLIPVLDLLLLDEQNPHAVLFQLKLVTRTLNRLNDEFGVPREAGLPKLVGRLGRFDLGCLENPLFGEASVRAALEGLADLLQEIADASGQVSDRLALRHFAHVDDVSQRTVSV; this is encoded by the coding sequence ATGCCTGACCTGCTTGACCACTACCCGCTGACGGCGGGTACCTACCACGAACTGCTCGACGCCAGCGGCGCGGTGCGCCCGCACTGGCGCCGATTGTTCGACCAGTTGCAGCGCAGCACACCGGCGCAGTTGATGCAGCGCCAGGCGCTGCTGACCCGGCAGATCCAGGAAAACGGCGTCACCTACAACGTCTATGCCGACCCCAAGGGCGCCGACCGGCCGTGGGAACTGGACCTGTTGCCCCATGTGATCGCCGCCGATGAATGGCAGCAGCTGTCCGCCGGGATCGCGCAACGGGCGCGTTTGCTCAATGCGGTACTGGCCGATCTGTACGGCCCCCAGCGGCTGATCAGCGAGGGCCTGCTGCCGGCCGAGCTGGTCTTCGGCCATAACAACTTTCTCTGGCCGTGCCAGGGCATCCAGCCGCCGGAAGGCGCCTTCCTGCACCTGTACGCGGTCGACCTGGCGCGTACCCCGGACGGGCGCTGGTGGGTCACCGCCGACCGCACCCAGGCGCCGTCCGGTGCCGGCTACGCCCTGGAAAACCGCATGATCGTGTCCCGGGCCTTTCCGGACCTGTACCGCGATCTGCAGGTGCAGCACCTGGCCGGGTTCTTCCGCACCCTGCAGGAAACCCTGGCCCGCCAGGCGCCCCGGGACGACGAAGCGCCACTGATCGTGCTGCTGACCCCGGGACGTTTCAACGAGAGCTATTTCGAACACCTGTACCTGGCGCGCCAGCTCGGTTATCCGCTGGTGGAGGGCGGCGACCTGACGGTGCGCGATGCCACGGTCTACCTCAAGACCCTGAGCGGCCTGCGGCGGGTGCACGCGATCATGCGCCGGCTCGACGACGACTTCTGCGACCCGCTGGAACTGCGCACCGACTCGGCCCTCGGCGTGCCGGGGCTGCTGGAGGCGGTGCGGCGGGGGCGGGTGCTGGTGGCCAATGCCCTGGGCAGCGGCGTGCTGGAGTCGCCAGGCCTGCTGGGTTTCCTGCCGAAGATCAGCGAGCACTTGTTCGGCGAAAAACTGATTCTGCCGTCTGTCGCCACCTGGTGGTGCGGCGAGGCACCGGTGCTGGCCCAGGCCCTGGAGAAACTCCCGGAACTGCTGATCAAGCCGGCGTTCCCGTCCCAGAGCTTTGCCCCATTGTTCGGTCGCGACCTCTGCGAGAAAGAGCGCCAGGCCCTGGCCGAACGCATGCGGGCGCGACCTTATGCCTATGTCGCCCAGGAACTGGCGCAACTGTCCCAGGCGCCGGTCTGGCAGGCCGAGGACGGCCAGCTGCAACCGCGGGCCATCGGCATGCGGGTGTATGCCGTGGCCAGCCGCGATGGTTACCGGGTACTGCCGGGCGGCTTGACCCGGGTGGCCGCCGAGGCCGATGCCGAGGTGGTATCGATGCAGCGCGGCGGCGCCAGCAAGGACACCTGGGTGCTGGGCGAACGTGCGCCCAGCGGCGAACAGTGGAAAGGCCAGCGGACCATCGGCGTGCATGAGCTGGTGCGGCGCGATCCGTACCTGCCGTCGCGGGTGGTGGAAAACCTGTTCTGGTTCGGCCGTTACTGCGAGCGTTGCGATGGCAGTGCGCGGCTGTTGCGGATCATGCTGGCGCGCTATGTCGACGGCGATGACCCGCAGGCCTTGCAGGCGGCGGTCGAGCTGGGCGAAAGCCTGATGCTGCTGCCGGACGAAGGCGAACTGCCCGAGCGTTTGTTGGCGGCCCTGCAGGGGGACGATTGGTCCTTCAGCCTGCGCTCCAACCTGCAGCGCCTGCAGTGGGCGGCGTCCCAGGTGCGCGGCAAGCTTTCGCGGGAAAACTGGCAGGCGCTGGTGGAATTGCAGCGCGAAGCCTTGGCACTGGAAGCCCGCGAGCCGGACTTCGGCGAGCTGCTGGACTTCCTCAACCGCCTGGTGATGTCCCTGGCGGCGCTGTCGGGTTTCGCCCTGGACGACATGACCCGCGACGAAGGCTGGCGCTTTTTGATGATTGGCCGGCGCATCGAGCGCCTGCAGTTTCTCAGCAGCAGCCTGGCGGCCTTCCTGCGCAGCGCCACCGCGTTCGACCAGGCCGGGCTGGAGTGGCTGCTGGAACTGGGCAACAGCAGCATCACCTACCGTTCCCGCTACCTGGCGGTGGCGCAGTTGATCCCGGTGCTCGACCTGTTGCTGCTCGACGAACAGAACCCCCATGCGGTGCTGTTCCAGCTGAAGCTGGTGACCCGGACCCTCAATCGCTTGAACGACGAGTTCGGCGTACCGCGCGAGGCCGGTTTGCCCAAGCTGGTGGGGCGTCTGGGGCGCTTCGACCTGGGCTGCCTGGAAAACCCGCTGTTCGGCGAGGCCAGCGTGCGGGCGGCGCTCGAAGGCCTGGCCGACCTGTTGCAGGAAATCGCCGATGCCAGCGGGCAGGTCTCCGACCGCCTGGCGCTGCGGCATTTCGCCCATGTCGACGATGTCAGCCAACGAACGGTATCCGTCTGA
- a CDS encoding NUDIX hydrolase, producing the protein MFPVSIKGVLQSPEGLVVLMLNERDEWELPGGRIELWETAPQCLAREIEEELDVRVAVGEPLDSYLFEVIPGKQVFISTYRCRLLGGFVPTVSHEHKEIGLFASDRLPANLPQGYRDSIVKALGIRGSATDGRPQIPRA; encoded by the coding sequence ATGTTCCCGGTATCGATCAAGGGCGTGCTGCAATCCCCCGAGGGGCTGGTGGTGCTGATGCTCAACGAGCGTGACGAGTGGGAGCTGCCCGGCGGGCGGATCGAGCTGTGGGAGACGGCGCCCCAATGCCTGGCGCGGGAGATCGAGGAGGAGCTGGACGTGCGGGTGGCGGTGGGCGAGCCGCTGGATTCGTACCTGTTCGAAGTCATCCCTGGCAAGCAGGTCTTTATCTCGACCTATCGCTGCCGGCTCCTGGGCGGTTTTGTGCCAACCGTCAGCCACGAGCACAAGGAAATCGGCCTGTTCGCGTCGGACCGGCTACCGGCCAACTTGCCACAGGGTTATCGCGATTCGATTGTCAAAGCGTTGGGTATCCGAGGGTCGGCAACGGATGGCCGACCCCAGATCCCGAGGGCCTGA
- a CDS encoding transglutaminase family protein: MSIHVALHHVTHYRYDRAVELGPQIVRLRPAAHSRTRILSYTLKVQPEQHFINWQQDPQGNYLARLVFPEKTDELRIEVDLLAEMAVFNPFDFFLEPYAEKIPFAYAADEQRELAPYLETLPLTPKFKAYLEGIDRTPIPAVDFLVALNQRLSEDIGYLIRMEPGVQTPEQTLDKASGSCRDSAWLLVQLLRNLGLAARFVSGYLIQLTADVKSLDGPSGTEVDFTDLHAWCEVYLPGAGWIGLDATSGLFAGEGHIPLACSPDPSSAAPISGLVEPCECEFGHEMSVERVWEAPRVTKPYTEEQWLAIQALGRQIDADLLAGDVRLTMGGEPTFVSIDDPDGAEWNTAALGPNKRRLSAELFQRMRNHYAPKGLVHFGQGKWYPGEQLPRWSLNCYWRRDGVPIWHNAALIADEHEDYGADSELAGRFLASVAERLKLPARFVFPAYEDNFYYLWREGTLPQNVSAEDSRLADELERARLRKVFSQGLDKVIGQVLPLARTARGDQWQSGRWYLRDTHCRLIPGDSPLGYRLPLASQPWVTAAEYPYVHPTDPNQELPELPDSAQLREHGEAAAADERVPQIDQSADWLTRTAFCAEARGGRLYLFMPPLERLEDYLELVSAIEATAEELHCPVLLEGYEPPSDPRLSNFRVTPDPGVIEVNVQPSASWDELVERTEFLYEEARQTRLTTEKFMIDGRHTGTGGGNHFVLGGATPADSPFLRRPDLLRSLISYWHNHPSLSYLFSGLFIGPTSQAPRVDEARNDALYELEIAFAQMPEPGEECPPWLVDRLLRNLLIDVTGNTHRAEFCIDKLYSPDGATGRLGLLELRAFEMPPHARMSLAQQLLLRALVARFWREPYAPAKLARWGTELHDRFLLPHFIEQDFADVIVELNAAGYPLRAEWFAAHLEFRFPKVGDYAVGGVELELRQALEPWHVLGEEGSAGGTVRYVDSSLERLQVKLTGLAPQRYLLTCNGVAVPLQPTGRVGEFVAGVRYRAWQPFNCLQPTIPVHAPLVFDLLDTWMQRSLGGCQYHVAHPGGRNYDSLPVNANEAESRRMARFFRLGHSPGTLSVPGLTINDELPMTLDLRRF; the protein is encoded by the coding sequence GTGTCGATCCATGTCGCATTGCACCATGTCACGCATTACCGCTACGACCGCGCGGTCGAACTCGGCCCACAGATCGTTCGCCTGCGTCCGGCGGCCCATAGCCGTACGCGGATTCTCTCCTATACGCTGAAAGTTCAGCCCGAGCAGCATTTCATCAACTGGCAGCAGGACCCCCAGGGCAACTACCTGGCGCGCCTGGTCTTCCCGGAGAAGACCGACGAGCTGCGGATCGAAGTCGATCTGCTGGCGGAGATGGCGGTGTTCAATCCGTTCGATTTCTTCCTCGAGCCCTACGCCGAGAAAATCCCCTTCGCCTATGCCGCCGACGAGCAGCGCGAGCTGGCGCCTTACCTGGAAACCCTGCCACTGACGCCGAAGTTCAAGGCGTACCTCGAGGGCATCGACCGCACGCCGATACCGGCGGTGGATTTCCTGGTGGCCCTGAACCAGCGCCTGAGCGAAGACATCGGCTACCTGATCCGCATGGAGCCCGGCGTGCAGACGCCGGAGCAGACCCTGGACAAGGCTTCCGGCTCCTGCCGCGACTCCGCCTGGCTGCTGGTGCAGCTGCTGCGCAACCTGGGGCTGGCCGCGCGCTTTGTTTCCGGCTACCTGATCCAGCTGACCGCCGACGTCAAATCCCTCGACGGCCCGTCCGGCACCGAGGTCGATTTCACCGACCTGCACGCCTGGTGCGAGGTGTACTTGCCCGGCGCCGGCTGGATCGGCCTGGACGCCACTTCCGGGCTGTTTGCCGGGGAAGGCCATATCCCGTTGGCCTGCAGCCCCGATCCGTCCTCGGCGGCGCCGATCAGCGGCCTGGTGGAGCCTTGTGAATGCGAGTTCGGCCACGAGATGTCGGTGGAGCGGGTCTGGGAAGCGCCGCGGGTCACCAAGCCCTACACCGAGGAGCAATGGCTGGCGATCCAGGCCCTGGGCCGGCAGATCGATGCCGACCTGCTGGCGGGCGACGTGCGCCTGACCATGGGCGGCGAGCCGACCTTCGTCTCGATCGACGACCCGGATGGCGCCGAATGGAACACCGCGGCTCTCGGGCCGAACAAGCGCCGGTTGTCCGCCGAGCTGTTCCAGCGCATGCGCAACCACTACGCGCCCAAGGGCCTGGTGCACTTTGGCCAGGGCAAGTGGTACCCGGGCGAGCAATTGCCGCGCTGGTCGCTGAACTGCTACTGGCGCCGCGACGGCGTGCCGATCTGGCACAACGCCGCGCTGATTGCCGACGAGCATGAAGACTATGGCGCCGACAGCGAGCTGGCCGGGCGTTTCCTCGCCAGCGTCGCCGAACGCTTGAAGCTGCCCGCGCGCTTTGTATTCCCGGCCTACGAAGACAATTTCTACTACCTGTGGCGTGAAGGCACCTTGCCGCAGAACGTCAGCGCCGAGGATTCGCGGCTGGCGGACGAGCTGGAGCGGGCGCGCCTGCGCAAGGTGTTCAGCCAGGGCCTGGACAAGGTCATCGGCCAGGTCCTGCCGCTGGCCCGTACCGCCAGGGGCGACCAGTGGCAGAGCGGCCGCTGGTACCTGCGCGATACCCATTGCCGGTTGATCCCGGGGGATTCGCCCCTGGGCTATCGCCTGCCGCTGGCGTCCCAGCCCTGGGTGACGGCGGCGGAGTATCCCTATGTGCACCCCACCGACCCGAACCAGGAGCTGCCCGAGCTGCCGGACAGCGCGCAACTGCGCGAACACGGCGAAGCGGCCGCAGCCGATGAGCGGGTGCCGCAGATCGACCAGTCCGCCGACTGGCTGACCCGCACCGCCTTCTGCGCCGAGGCGCGGGGCGGGCGCTTGTACCTGTTCATGCCGCCCCTGGAGCGCCTGGAGGATTACCTGGAACTGGTCAGCGCCATCGAGGCCACCGCCGAGGAGCTGCATTGCCCGGTGCTGCTGGAGGGCTACGAGCCGCCGAGCGATCCGCGCCTGAGCAACTTCCGCGTCACCCCCGATCCGGGTGTGATCGAGGTCAACGTGCAGCCGTCCGCCAGTTGGGACGAGCTGGTGGAGCGCACCGAATTCCTCTACGAGGAGGCCCGGCAGACCCGCCTCACCACCGAGAAATTCATGATCGACGGGCGCCATACCGGCACCGGCGGCGGCAACCACTTCGTATTGGGTGGCGCGACGCCGGCGGATTCGCCGTTCCTGCGCCGGCCGGACCTGTTGCGCAGCCTGATCAGCTACTGGCACAACCATCCATCGTTGTCCTATCTGTTCTCCGGGCTGTTCATCGGCCCCACCTCCCAGGCGCCGCGGGTCGACGAGGCGCGCAACGATGCGTTGTACGAGCTGGAAATCGCCTTCGCGCAGATGCCCGAACCGGGCGAGGAGTGCCCGCCATGGCTGGTCGACCGGCTGCTGCGCAACCTGTTGATCGACGTCACCGGCAACACTCACCGTGCCGAGTTCTGTATCGACAAGCTGTACTCGCCGGATGGCGCTACAGGCCGCCTGGGCCTGCTGGAACTGCGCGCCTTTGAAATGCCGCCCCATGCGCGCATGAGCCTGGCCCAGCAACTGTTGCTGCGGGCCTTGGTGGCGCGCTTCTGGCGCGAGCCCTACGCACCGGCCAAGCTGGCGCGCTGGGGCACCGAGCTGCACGACCGCTTTCTGTTGCCGCACTTCATCGAGCAGGACTTCGCCGATGTCATTGTCGAGCTCAACGCCGCCGGCTACCCGTTGCGGGCCGAGTGGTTCGCCGCGCACCTGGAGTTCCGTTTCCCCAAGGTCGGCGATTATGCGGTCGGCGGTGTCGAGCTAGAGTTGCGCCAGGCCCTGGAGCCTTGGCACGTGTTGGGGGAGGAGGGCTCCGCTGGCGGCACGGTGCGTTATGTCGACTCGTCGCTGGAGCGCTTGCAGGTCAAGCTCACCGGGCTGGCGCCGCAGCGCTACCTGTTGACCTGCAACGGTGTTGCGGTGCCGCTGCAGCCCACTGGGCGAGTCGGGGAGTTCGTCGCCGGGGTGCGCTACCGGGCCTGGCAGCCGTTCAACTGCCTGCAACCGACCATCCCGGTGCACGCACCGCTGGTGTTCGACCTGCTCGACACCTGGATGCAGCGTTCCCTGGGCGGTTGCCAATACCATGTGGCCCACCCGGGCGGGCGCAACTACGACAGCCTGCCGGTGAATGCCAACGAAGCCGAAAGCCGGCGCATGGCGCGCTTCTTCCGCCTGGGGCATAGCCCCGGCACCTTGTCGGTGCCGGGCCTGACGATCAACGACGAGTTGCCGATGACACTCGATTTGCGACGTTTCTAA
- a CDS encoding LOG family protein — MSLASVCVFCGASTGTNPAYREAAEALGRQLAERKLTLVYGGGAVGLMGIVADAALAAGGEVIGIIPQSLKDKEIGHPGLTRLEVVDGMHARKARMAELSDAFIALPGGLGTLEELFEVWTWGQLGYHAKPLGLLEVNGFYEKLTGFLDHIVGEGFVRTPHRDMLQVSESPRKLLEALEAWQPTVVPKWAEQKPD, encoded by the coding sequence ATGTCTTTAGCGTCTGTATGCGTGTTCTGCGGTGCCAGCACCGGCACCAACCCGGCCTACCGCGAGGCCGCCGAAGCCCTCGGGCGCCAGCTGGCCGAGCGCAAGCTGACCCTGGTCTATGGCGGTGGCGCCGTCGGCCTGATGGGCATAGTCGCCGACGCGGCCCTGGCGGCTGGCGGCGAAGTCATCGGCATCATTCCCCAGAGCCTCAAGGACAAGGAAATCGGCCATCCGGGCCTGACGCGCCTGGAGGTGGTCGACGGCATGCACGCCCGCAAGGCACGCATGGCCGAGTTGAGCGACGCTTTTATCGCGCTGCCGGGTGGCCTGGGCACCCTGGAAGAGTTGTTCGAGGTCTGGACCTGGGGCCAGTTGGGTTACCACGCCAAGCCCCTGGGGTTGCTGGAAGTGAATGGTTTCTACGAGAAGCTCACGGGTTTTCTCGATCATATCGTCGGCGAAGGCTTCGTTCGCACCCCGCACCGTGACATGCTGCAAGTGAGCGAATCGCCGCGCAAACTGCTGGAGGCGCTGGAAGCCTGGCAACCCACGGTAGTCCCCAAATGGGCCGAGCAGAAACCCGATTAA